A region from the Chitinophaga sp. Cy-1792 genome encodes:
- a CDS encoding neuraminidase-like domain-containing protein gives MSKAFNEEVSYMTLFPETTFNNITPAYSMYGPDAYLLYLIYTVVDPKKIAPLIDVLALLKRRPDIAQLQLNEDTTNSVKPYLQGVINSLLAHLVSPAALDNWQTIPQQHPSWQQAAAGKNSFVPYNRPVTGIRAGLNALGLSLHELAYHFAADGYNSPAAVYAELGLTATDIYILCNPDTGLDTWGPATITPDQLMMCTGLSSDQLLQLVYNGYLNTDTKSLEQLFINYNTAGSPPLQYQPQKQPGEQGTFLNISVERLLRIRMFLLLADKTGWDFKTLNEVLLQTGTKNFTTADIDKQLQPLFQYHFISKVLHKQFRYILPGNTALTSYPGLIAQLVHIAAGLDINVVQLKQYLDIQHIQQPDITVIYQLCLLQKQLTDAGSSLATYIPAFIDASNAEAKFDAFDKWFTVLQTSLQELTVTYNANTTDLPALMFKYWIHELSVYWGVNEDITYNLFAGYISKTGIPEYAAVNGIFSNSHLPADITKAKTFLEAWLPYVFMADRFKADTGVVYTFSGKLATEQPVQDTPPAYSVDHILPLLYLQEVYTQTIAEKRTALLALMQQTSLTAKEMLTSLPAITSWQEADIQSLFTAWNIADSTGGIACIHLLSRLATCFRISTTAALSAATINGYLHAVTSNDFTQLANIATAFESYLTGLAAKNTVLQNALRQQQGAWLEKDRNILVPIVLWSLHTAWPDIASWEHVSDYFLNDVSAGGALDIAPVREATDVAQSYLQRCRNGQEQVQAKALQTITAEEWAQLLDYRIWQAEQKLLHYPQQYFQIDNRTDATPVFNNFKNHLQQQDVDNTVAQEAIGFYIDEWLKLSDKTIVDAYYYLRERDQQFMITFLAKSNTAHQQYYYLEVVATNNELKNPTPWIAVDINIPASQASIIYIYNKYFIFWSVLSTKTDTDPGSKENKKYHLHTATINYITQDTRGNWQSPATWDSFPFDLDLEDAQSTSRVLLMNTNAGLTPLKSFLTPDQPYWQKPVPLCINNTLYVYLSPLIPLRTNLDTSMKVPATMISSAYYDFCKIVADAWPKQAAIVFPPRYMSAAGIISERVAPQILKTTDNIYLFPWEQNGILAGVASYPRFSLFDVLKSCTSTFYLADEFYKEGSDILNTLPQSGNGHGSNWVLYSVQAIRGMQAMLANTNLGSILISGTLGKEPMVFGVDQYNNAGVGNTFAVATFNMVTISNLFPQLYEQYFRVHGLKASLDTTLQAAPLATDAVYDYSNYRTGHNVILPAIKNATQLLFSGTDGFYATELFFYAPALIAQYLRNNLWNEAAMNWYRYIFNPLAGNANPQQAWQFYPFFSSTDNTFTHEKKWVVEQYIRNVLEWGDNEFRQETWESLSMATQLYFEATDLLGTAPAILDLLYGYRGGNRCANTIGPDKMQYFFSWQQDENLSGLWSLVDDRLHKLRNGLNIDGQQEHPSEYGTPLNPGRLKLAMQHGGINPYDDSNLKTNTGIYRFRELLPVTASVIEMAAGFGNQLLGILQQHDGEKLQLLQATHQLNMENFIVQNYQAQIDAAEAEILGLQASLDKAQYEQQHYRNLILKGLIPQEATALQEMQTAMQLQESAAALREGATIAHLIPTIFGFADGGSHPGSAIDSAAQILTETATVKDHLGGLTSTKAGYTRRTEEWTFNESDVAFTVAQLTADITAANKRLLTAQAGLQQQQLAVTQSREMLDYLHKKFTNGDLYGWMSGQLSSLYFKVYQLALAALHRLQAAYAYELNDQSNFIPANSWNSLRKGLLAADTLKLAVARLNAAYLNNNKRRQEAEIMISLKQRYAALFTQFQQTGKIDFKILKDNTWINNSGTLKIHAISVSIPAVISPYEVFNATFKNNGLNEQIIISRGIDDMGIFPDEFSDGRYLPFEGLTVPGADTDPNASWSLTIPDADLAKRISDVVITIKYKAF, from the coding sequence ATGTCAAAAGCATTTAACGAAGAAGTCAGTTACATGACCTTATTTCCTGAAACCACTTTCAACAACATTACACCAGCCTACAGCATGTATGGGCCTGACGCCTATCTCCTGTACCTGATATATACCGTGGTGGACCCCAAAAAAATAGCACCACTCATTGATGTACTTGCCCTGTTGAAAAGAAGGCCGGACATCGCGCAACTGCAACTCAACGAAGACACCACCAACAGCGTAAAGCCTTACCTGCAGGGCGTCATCAATTCATTACTCGCGCACCTCGTTAGTCCTGCTGCTTTAGACAACTGGCAAACGATCCCGCAACAGCATCCTTCCTGGCAGCAGGCTGCCGCCGGAAAGAATTCCTTTGTGCCCTACAACCGCCCGGTAACCGGCATACGGGCAGGCCTGAACGCACTGGGCCTATCGCTGCATGAACTGGCCTACCACTTTGCAGCAGATGGATATAATAGCCCTGCCGCCGTGTACGCAGAACTGGGACTAACGGCAACGGATATATACATCCTCTGCAATCCCGATACCGGTCTGGATACATGGGGACCGGCCACGATTACACCTGACCAGCTGATGATGTGTACCGGCCTCAGCTCGGACCAGTTGCTCCAACTGGTATATAATGGCTATCTCAACACCGATACCAAAAGCCTGGAGCAGTTATTTATTAACTACAATACCGCCGGCTCTCCCCCGTTGCAATACCAGCCACAAAAGCAGCCGGGCGAGCAGGGAACGTTTCTGAATATCTCTGTTGAACGTTTGCTACGCATCCGTATGTTCCTGCTGCTGGCAGACAAAACCGGATGGGACTTTAAAACCCTGAATGAAGTACTACTGCAAACAGGTACTAAAAACTTTACCACCGCCGATATAGACAAACAACTGCAACCACTCTTTCAGTACCATTTTATTTCCAAAGTACTGCATAAACAATTCAGGTATATACTACCAGGAAACACCGCCCTCACATCCTATCCCGGCCTGATCGCGCAGCTGGTACATATCGCCGCCGGCCTCGATATCAACGTGGTGCAACTGAAGCAATACCTGGACATCCAGCATATTCAACAGCCTGATATAACGGTTATCTACCAGTTATGCCTCTTACAAAAGCAACTCACGGATGCCGGCAGTTCACTGGCTACCTACATCCCGGCATTCATTGATGCCAGTAATGCCGAAGCGAAGTTCGACGCATTTGATAAGTGGTTCACGGTATTGCAGACATCTTTACAGGAACTGACGGTAACGTACAATGCCAATACTACCGATTTGCCCGCATTGATGTTTAAGTATTGGATACATGAATTGTCTGTTTACTGGGGCGTGAATGAAGATATCACCTATAATCTCTTTGCCGGTTATATATCAAAAACTGGTATTCCGGAATATGCGGCTGTCAATGGAATTTTTAGTAATAGCCATCTGCCTGCTGATATCACCAAAGCAAAAACCTTCCTGGAAGCATGGCTGCCTTATGTATTCATGGCTGATCGGTTTAAAGCAGATACCGGTGTAGTGTATACTTTCAGCGGAAAACTGGCAACGGAGCAGCCAGTGCAGGATACGCCACCTGCATACAGCGTAGACCATATACTGCCGTTATTATATTTACAGGAAGTATATACGCAGACCATTGCAGAGAAACGCACCGCACTGCTGGCGCTGATGCAGCAGACATCACTCACTGCAAAAGAAATGCTGACATCCTTACCAGCCATTACCTCCTGGCAGGAAGCAGATATACAATCGCTCTTCACCGCATGGAATATCGCAGACAGTACCGGCGGCATAGCCTGTATCCACCTGCTTTCCAGACTGGCGACATGTTTCAGGATATCTACCACTGCTGCTTTGTCAGCGGCTACCATCAATGGTTACCTGCATGCCGTTACCAGCAATGATTTTACACAACTGGCCAATATTGCCACTGCCTTCGAATCCTATCTTACCGGCCTGGCAGCAAAAAACACTGTTCTCCAGAACGCCTTGCGGCAGCAACAGGGCGCATGGCTGGAAAAAGACAGGAATATACTTGTGCCCATTGTATTATGGAGCCTGCATACTGCATGGCCCGATATTGCCTCCTGGGAGCATGTATCTGACTATTTCCTGAACGATGTTTCCGCCGGTGGTGCATTGGACATCGCGCCGGTAAGGGAAGCAACGGATGTTGCTCAGTCATACCTGCAACGCTGCCGCAATGGTCAGGAACAGGTGCAGGCCAAAGCATTACAGACCATCACCGCTGAAGAATGGGCTCAGCTGCTGGATTATAGGATATGGCAGGCAGAACAGAAGCTATTGCATTATCCGCAGCAATATTTTCAGATAGATAACAGAACAGATGCCACTCCTGTATTTAATAATTTTAAAAATCATTTGCAGCAACAGGATGTAGATAATACAGTAGCACAGGAAGCCATCGGGTTTTATATAGATGAATGGCTGAAGCTCAGTGACAAAACAATTGTAGATGCCTACTATTATTTACGGGAGCGCGATCAGCAATTTATGATCACCTTCCTGGCAAAAAGCAATACTGCCCATCAGCAGTATTATTATCTCGAAGTGGTAGCCACCAATAATGAGCTGAAAAATCCTACACCATGGATAGCCGTGGATATTAACATACCTGCATCACAAGCCAGTATTATCTATATCTACAATAAATATTTCATCTTCTGGTCTGTATTAAGTACCAAAACAGACACTGATCCCGGTTCTAAAGAAAATAAGAAATATCATCTTCATACCGCTACTATTAACTATATCACGCAGGATACACGTGGCAACTGGCAATCACCGGCTACATGGGACAGCTTCCCGTTTGACCTGGACCTGGAAGATGCCCAAAGTACAAGCCGCGTATTACTGATGAATACAAACGCAGGCCTCACCCCGCTAAAATCCTTCCTCACACCAGATCAGCCATACTGGCAGAAGCCGGTGCCACTATGCATCAACAATACGCTTTACGTATATCTGTCGCCGTTAATTCCGTTACGTACCAATCTGGATACGTCGATGAAAGTGCCTGCAACAATGATATCGTCCGCCTATTATGATTTTTGTAAAATAGTGGCCGATGCGTGGCCAAAACAAGCAGCCATTGTCTTTCCGCCGCGCTACATGAGTGCAGCTGGCATCATCAGCGAACGGGTAGCTCCGCAGATATTGAAAACTACGGACAATATATACCTGTTTCCATGGGAACAAAATGGTATACTTGCGGGAGTTGCCTCCTACCCGCGCTTTTCACTGTTTGATGTACTGAAAAGCTGCACCAGCACATTTTATCTTGCTGATGAATTTTACAAGGAAGGCAGCGATATACTCAATACCCTGCCACAGTCGGGCAATGGCCATGGCAGCAACTGGGTACTATACAGTGTACAGGCTATCCGTGGCATGCAGGCCATGCTCGCCAATACAAACCTGGGCAGTATCCTTATCTCAGGAACCTTAGGCAAGGAACCTATGGTATTCGGTGTAGATCAGTATAATAACGCCGGCGTTGGAAATACCTTTGCTGTGGCGACTTTCAACATGGTCACCATCAGCAATCTGTTCCCGCAGCTATATGAGCAGTACTTCCGGGTACATGGACTAAAAGCTTCGCTGGATACCACATTACAGGCAGCACCATTAGCTACTGACGCGGTGTATGATTACAGTAATTATCGTACAGGCCATAACGTTATTCTTCCTGCTATTAAAAATGCTACCCAGCTACTTTTCAGCGGCACCGATGGTTTCTATGCAACCGAATTGTTTTTCTATGCGCCGGCACTGATAGCGCAGTACCTGCGAAACAACCTGTGGAATGAAGCCGCCATGAACTGGTACCGCTATATCTTCAATCCGCTGGCCGGTAATGCCAACCCACAGCAAGCCTGGCAGTTCTATCCATTCTTTAGTTCCACAGACAATACTTTTACCCATGAGAAAAAATGGGTAGTAGAACAATATATCCGTAATGTGCTGGAATGGGGAGATAATGAATTCCGCCAGGAAACGTGGGAAAGTCTGAGTATGGCCACACAGCTGTATTTCGAAGCCACCGACCTGCTGGGCACCGCTCCTGCCATACTGGACCTCCTCTATGGCTACCGTGGCGGAAACCGTTGTGCCAATACGATAGGCCCGGATAAAATGCAGTACTTTTTCAGCTGGCAACAGGATGAGAATTTAAGTGGCCTCTGGAGCCTCGTGGATGACAGACTACACAAGCTACGCAACGGATTGAATATAGATGGCCAGCAGGAACATCCATCTGAATACGGTACTCCACTGAACCCTGGCAGACTGAAACTCGCCATGCAGCATGGAGGCATCAACCCATATGACGACAGTAACCTGAAGACAAATACGGGCATTTACCGGTTCAGGGAATTGCTGCCGGTAACAGCATCCGTGATAGAAATGGCCGCCGGCTTTGGTAATCAGCTCCTGGGAATATTACAGCAACATGATGGAGAAAAGCTGCAGCTATTACAGGCTACCCATCAGCTGAACATGGAAAATTTCATTGTGCAGAATTATCAGGCGCAGATAGATGCTGCCGAAGCAGAAATACTGGGCTTACAGGCCAGTCTGGATAAGGCACAATATGAGCAGCAACATTACCGTAATCTCATCCTTAAAGGACTGATACCACAGGAGGCAACAGCACTCCAGGAGATGCAGACAGCCATGCAGTTGCAGGAAAGTGCTGCCGCACTGCGGGAAGGTGCTACCATCGCACATTTGATCCCCACCATTTTCGGATTTGCGGATGGCGGCTCACATCCTGGTTCTGCCATTGATTCCGCCGCCCAGATACTAACGGAAACGGCTACTGTAAAAGACCACCTGGGCGGCCTTACCAGCACCAAGGCAGGTTATACACGCCGGACTGAAGAATGGACTTTCAACGAATCTGATGTAGCCTTTACCGTGGCGCAGTTAACAGCAGATATAACGGCCGCGAATAAACGCTTACTGACAGCACAGGCAGGACTACAGCAACAACAGCTGGCCGTCACGCAAAGCAGGGAAATGCTGGATTATTTGCATAAAAAATTCACCAACGGAGATTTATATGGTTGGATGAGCGGACAGTTATCCAGCCTGTATTTTAAAGTGTACCAGCTGGCGCTGGCGGCATTGCACCGGCTACAGGCGGCCTATGCCTATGAACTGAACGATCAAAGCAATTTCATACCGGCTAATTCCTGGAACAGCCTGCGTAAAGGACTGCTGGCTGCCGACACACTGAAGCTGGCCGTGGCCCGCCTGAATGCCGCCTACCTGAATAATAACAAACGCAGGCAGGAAGCCGAAATAATGATCTCCCTGAAACAACGCTACGCTGCATTATTCACGCAATTCCAGCAAACAGGGAAAATCGATTTTAAAATCCTAAAGGATAATACCTGGATTAATAACAGTGGTACACTTAAAATTCATGCCATTTCTGTTTCTATTCCTGCTGTTATCAGTCCGTATGAGGTATTTAACGCGACATTCAAAAATAACGGCTTAAACGAGCAGATAATTATCTCCAGGGGCATTGATGACATGGGCATCTTCCCGGATGAATTCAGCGACGGCCGTTATCTCCCCTTTGAAGGACTCACCGTTCCGGGGGCAGATACAGACCCCAACGCATCCTGGTCGCTGACAATACCTGATGCAGACCTCGCAAAACGTATATCCGATGTCGTTATTACGATAAAATACAAGGCATTTTAA